One part of the Quercus lobata isolate SW786 chromosome 7, ValleyOak3.0 Primary Assembly, whole genome shotgun sequence genome encodes these proteins:
- the LOC115954099 gene encoding DEAD-box ATP-dependent RNA helicase 57, which translates to MEKDPSFLFSGIHFNKKKFSNDFAKFLEKKGRDINESEEPREDSSFIESGKSEEKEGKLSVKKRKRKSVGSGETVQGFDVFKSSKSAVKSVEVNEENDEAENGPSKKLKELNRQLERDSLSRKKYNIHVSGNNVATPLQNFDELSSRFGCEPYLLRNLKELGFKEPTPIQRQAIPILLSGRDCFACAPTGSGKTLAFACPMLMKLKHASTDGIRAVILCPTRELAAQTTRECKKLAKGKKFRIKLMTKQLVGKADLSKLPCDILISTPLRLRLAIRKKKINLSRVEYLVLDESDKLFELGMLKQIDSVVKACSNPSIIQSLFSATLPDSVEELARTRMHDAVRVIIGRKNTASELIKQKLVFAGSEEGKLLALHQSFAESLNPPILIFVQSKERAKELYGELAYDKIRVDVIHSDLSQLQRDNVVDDFRAGKTWVLIATDVIARGVDFKGVNCVINYDFPDSYNAYIHRIGRTGRAGRTGEAITFYTEADLPFLRNIANSMKSSGCEVPSWIMALPKLKWKKHRPRRDSISTQSKD; encoded by the exons ATGGAAAAAGACCCATCTTTTTTGTTCTCTGGAATTCACTTCAACAAGAAGAAGTTCTCCAACGATTTCGCCAAGTTCCTG gagaagaaagggagagaTATAAACGAAAGTGAAGAACCGAGAGAGGATTCAAGTTTCATTGAAAGTGGAAAATCCGAAGAGAAGGAAGGAAAGCTCTCTGTCAAGAAGCGGAAACGAAAGTCTGTGGGTTCTG GGGAAACGGTACAAGGATTTGATGTCTTTAAGAGTTCAAAATCAGCTGTAAAATCTGTAGAAGTGAATGAAGAGAACGATGAAGCCGAAAATGGGCCCTCTAAAAAACTAAAGGAATTGAATAGGCAACTAGAG CGGGATTCGTTGTCGCGTAAGAAGTACAACATTCATGTTTCTGGGAATAATGTAGCCACCCCACTTCAGAATTTTGATGAATTAAGCTCGAg ATTTGGGTGTGAGCCCTATTTGTTACGCAATTTGAAAGAACTAGGATTTAAAGAGCCAACACCAATCCAAAGGCAGGCTATTCCGATCCTTTTATCT GGCCGGGATTGCTTTGCGTGTGCTCCAACTGGATCTGGTAAAACACTGGCTTTTGCATGTCCCATGCTTATGAAACTTAAG CATGCATCTACTGATGGCATCCGAGCTGTTATCCTCTGTCCTACCCGAGAGTTAGCTGCTCAGACAACCAGAGAGTGCAAGAAATTGGCTAAAGGGAAAAAATTTCGCATCAAATTAATGACAAAACAGCTAGTAGGAAAAGCTGATTTGTCAAAGCTGCCTTGTGATATACTCATATCAACACCACTTAGGTTAAGATTGGCTATTCGGAAAAAAAAGATCAACTTAAGTAG GGTTGAGTATCTTGTCCTGGATGAGTCTGATAAGCTATTTGAGCTTGGTATGTTAAAGCAGATTGATTCTGTGGTCAAAGCTTGCTCAAATCCTTCAATAATACAGTCCCTGTTTAGTGCTACATTGCCTGACTCTGTTGAGGAGCTTGCACGCACAAGAATGCATGATGCTGTTCGAGTTATTATTGGCAGGAA GAACACTGCTTCAGAATTGATTAAACAGAAATTGGTTTTTGCCGGGAGTGAAGAAGGGAAACTTCTTGCTCTTCATCAAAGCTTTGCAGAG AGTTTGAATCCACCCATATTAATCTTTGTTCAAAGCAAGGAGCGGGCAAAGGAACTATATGGTGAACTGGCATATGATAAAATCAGAGTTGATGTCATCCATTCTGATTTGTCCCAATTGCAG CGAGATAATGTTGTCGATGACTTCAGAGCTGGCAAAACATGGGTTTTGATTGCCACTGATGTTATTGCCCGGGGTGTGGATTTTAAAGGTGTCAACTGCGTGATCAATTATGATTTTCCAGACTCTTATAACGCATATATTCACAGGATTG GTCGGACAGGCAGAGCAGGGAGGACAGGAGAAGCTATTACTTTTTACACTGAGGCAGATCTTCCCTTTCTGCGGAACATAGCTAATTCGATGAAATCCTCAGGTTGTGAAGTACCATCTTGGATCATGGCATTGCCCAAACTGAAATGGAAGAAGCACCGTCCACGAAGAGATTCAATATCAACCCAATCGAAAGAttag